The window ACCGGGTCCCCGCGGGCCGGGCACATCATGATCGGCTGAGGCCGGATCCGGTCCCCGCCCCCCGCCCTCGCCGACGGGCAGGATCCGTCACGTCGGCCGCCCCCTCACGGCCCGCCTCCTCGCCCCACCGAACGGAGCAAGTCATGCCCCTCCTCGCCCGCCCGGCGGTGGCCTCCCTCGTCGCCAGAGCGATGCAGCGGGTCAACAGCCTGGTGATCGAACGGCACCTCGCGTCCTCCCTCTACAAGCGTTATCCGGAGTACCCCCGCACCACCCGCGAGCTGACCGTCCCGACCTCGGTCGCGCCGGCCCGTGCCGTGGTCTACCTGCCGGACATCGCCCCGGGCACGCCTGTGCCGGTGCACGTCAACTTCCACGGGGGTGGCTATGTCCTGCCGCCGATCGGGCTGGACGACCCCCTGTGCCGGTTCCTCGCTGCGGAGGCCGGGGTGGCCGTGGTCAACGTGGACTACGCCGTCGCTCCTCAGCACCCGTTCCCCGCCCCGCCCCGACAGGCGTACGAGATCGTCCGCTGGGTCGCCGAACACGGCGCGGAGCACGGCTGGGACGGCACCCGGCTCACGGTGGGCGGGCAGAGCGCCGGTGGCGGCCTCGCGGCGGCGGTCGCCCGGCAGGCCCTGGACGCCGGGGACGAGGGCGCGCCGGTCATCGCGCTCCAGGTGCTCCACTACCCGCCCTTCGACCTCGCGACCGGCGCCCGCGACAAGCGCGCGGCCATCGCCAGGCCGATGCTGCGCCCCTGGATGG of the Streptomyces aurantiacus genome contains:
- a CDS encoding alpha/beta hydrolase codes for the protein MPLLARPAVASLVARAMQRVNSLVIERHLASSLYKRYPEYPRTTRELTVPTSVAPARAVVYLPDIAPGTPVPVHVNFHGGGYVLPPIGLDDPLCRFLAAEAGVAVVNVDYAVAPQHPFPAPPRQAYEIVRWVAEHGAEHGWDGTRLTVGGQSAGGGLAAAVARQALDAGDEGAPVIALQVLHYPPFDLATGARDKRAAIARPMLRPWMADVFDSSYVPDPRQRTDPLVSPAHPSDTADLTGIAPAFVVTAENDLLRAEGVRYAERLRGVGALLGHYDVPGADHGYDQKDAETARGVYALIAERVRRATAPDETLKEEQR